The window GGATATACTACTTGTTCTAATGTTTATTATTGATCGAGTGATCGTCGAATAAAAGAACAAGTAACAAAAGAGACTAAACATAGGGCTTTTTATTAAGATTGTTAAGGATCGGCAAGATTACAGTAATGTTACTAAAAGTCGGTCGGCTACTTATAAAACCGTACACTCGCTAATACAATTTAAACACTTAGAATCAGAATTAAATAATCTTCTAACTCTTATTCTAGTTACAACTTCTGTCCCTTCTCACTCTGGCGACGGTTGTTCGTACTCGGACCGTCGTTTAAATAGGCTGAGCATGTTAATGGGCCATCTATGCGTGTCGCCAGCCCAACTCGTTATATTCGGTTGGTCAACACATATCCAACATTTACTACGTTTTGATATTTCCAAAAATCGTAGTATTTTAACAGAAACACATGCAACAATTTGTTGCGATGTGACGTGCTTTGACTTACACATATTTCTTGTAAGGTACGTCTACCAAAGGTACATGAAAGTTCACTAATACTGTTGGATGTGCACAAATATGCAAAAAAACTAACTATATGAATATGCAAAAAAACTAACTATATGTTTctattgatatatatgtttattaattatccaCTATTTTCGCCATTTTAAATTTGGGAATAATAAGGATAAATCAGTttcttttataagaaaatgttagttttcaaaataaagtttttgaaaGCATTTTGACACGAACAAACTTAAAAATACATATGCCTCTCTaacctttattttctttttggatatCCGTTCTATATTAGAATGGGTGTTCTTTTGCGGTATTATGTCGATTCAACTAAAATGAAAGGAGATTCAAAAACGAAAAATTTAgaataccctttttttttggtatgcaaCAAGTTCTTCATTCATATTAAAACGATTATGTCCCATtgtgctctcttttttttttttgtaaatgtttaAGTATGAAACAATTATACTCAAAAtttaatgaagaaaaataaaaatgggaaaTGCATTGTAGCTTCCttccaaaattaaaacaatattaaagTAATAAAGTTTATAGTTTACTCCATTTTTAAACGGAAAACAATCCGTTATAGTTTAGTTGTAGTCTTTTTGCATTTCCCGAGAATCTCATCCTAGTTCATTTTCAAATGTTTCGTCATGTTTGTGCTCATCTCATCCAACGGTTTCAAGTAGGATGTTATATCATTCTGTAACGGCTaacgataaagaaaaaaaaagaatattctttttatcaGGCTTTGACATTTTCACGCCAAGGACGCAACATCATTTAAAAGTGGTCAAGTTCAACGCACGATACATTACTCCTacccttttctttattttggtttgtattcGAGTGAAttaaaaaactagtaaaacataTAGCGACATCAGAAAGACGTTTTTTAGGGGACTATTTGTCATAGCGCAACCGACCGTTTGTAATTACTTTTCACACTGACAAACACTttctagattttattttaatttagtaattCTACTTATCTTGAATTTAGTGTTGTTTTGTCTATATCTGTCAGTGATTtagtgttgttttgttttgatataaaTTTGGTCGAAAGCAATGTTTCAACtaattataattaagttttaacaaaaacgaaaaactAGTAGCAAGTTAAATGCCTGCAAATCAACCTTAGATTGGGCCAAACCCCATGTCAGCTTAATAATGGGTCAAAACGAATTGATCAAACATCATAGAAATAGTAAAACCATACAAATATTAAGTTTAACAACATGctaattttcaaagaaaaagattgtaacCTTTTAAATATTATCTACTCATATCAATCATGCTTTTGTGCATAATATGCAAATGATACTCTTTTCGAAATAACATTTCACTTTACATAGAAATTATCAGCTATGTTGGAAACACTTCTTTACAAGTCCGTCGTTGGCTTTAGTTTGTTTTTCAATAGATAATTTTGATCAACGCATTGGGACCCATGTGATGACCACATCAAGATTCCGATTGTTATCTCTccaattaatatttattttgcatttttatataGACCATGAGAATTTAGCgactttcttatatatatacacatacccAACGCAACCACTTAAAATTACTCCATTTTAATTTGGCTTATTCCTCCCTCTCTACATGATGGATACATTCTCGTGTAATTCTTATGAACAAAACCATGCCCataatgatgatgttgatcTTGATGctcatgatgatgatcatcatggTGGTGATCATCAAGAGGAGAGTGGATGGACAACCTATCTTGAAGATTTCTCCAATCAATACAGAACTAATCATCATGAAGAGAGCGATCATCATCAAGACAAGAGTTCTTGTTCGCTTTCTGGCGTCTCTCCTTCTCTGGTCTCCGACGCTGCCACTGACGCCTTCTCCGGCAAGAGTTATCCGGTTAATTTTCCGGGGAAATTGAAGTTTGGGAGAGGAAGAACCAAAAAGATTTGCGAGGATGACTCTTTGGAGGACACGGCTAGCTCTCCGGTCAATAGCCCTAAGGTTAGATACTACTTAACACAAGCAAACTAAAACCTAATCCATAATTAAAACTCTAATCCATAATTAAAACTCTAATCCATAAGTTTCTTTCTAACTTTTAATTTAGATTGTTAAGAAGTGctttaagaaaaccaaaaaaaaagtaatattagATTGTAAGATATTAGTGTAATTATCACCTAGTTGACTCCAATAATTAGtttccctttcttcttttttgtttttgtattaatttccCTTTGTGGTAGTTAGAGCATATCtgtaatttttaaatgaatgatatattgAACAGGTCAGTCAGTTTGAACATATTCAGACGCCTCCTAGAAAACTTGAGGACTATGTCTCTTCTAGTTTCGTTATGGTAATCTCTCTACCTCTTTCCGACACATAATTTATTTGTCTCTCTATCcacttgaaagaagaaaaaaatcattaaccCATAAGGAAAAACTTGAGAAGTTTCTTTTTGAATAATGTAATGAAAACAgacttaatttgttttattattagattacctcaatattaatttgtttgatgataAGGAAGTTTCAATGATCTTTTAGTATTAATAATGTTTGTATTATAGTATTCGATGGATACAACACGTAATTATATTTCTGAAACGATTACGGTAGGGAAATATTAGGGGCATGGGGgatcatcaaatccatatacATGAAGGTGATGAACAAAAAATGACGATGATGAGAAATCTCAGAGAAGGAAACAACAATAACATGGATTTGAGGAGTAGAGGATTATGCGTCGTCCCAATATCCATGTTGGCTAATTTTAACGGTCGCCTCTGATTCTGAATGATAATCAATTCTATAAACATccttaaataataattatataaacccTTGTAAATTTAATGGTGTTTATATATTCATACCCATCTTGTATATGTGCTTGATGTGTGTATGCATGTACATCTTGATGGGTATGTGcttaattacatatgtatagcttttatgtacatatataaacacatatCGGTGGGATATTTGTAAACATTTGTAAGAGCTACCATATCATACAGCTTAATAGCTTATAAGAGCTTTTGCAAATTAcacacttttcttttatatatctaaaaagttTGACAGAGTTATATACCTAGATTAGTTTATTTCTACGCAGATACCTTGTTATGGCAGATTATATGGATAGCTATACATGCATgtaaatatgataaaatataccaattaaattaatatcctcCAAGAAATTTAGTACaattcgatttttatttttctatttgataATTAGAAGTTTCGGGGACAATATAATTTATCAGTTTCACTTATTTATTAGTTGAAAAtgcattaattaaaattatatttatggtGTTACATACAGcattaatgaaaattttagcaTACTATTTCTCTTAGCCGTCCCAGCTCCAAACATAATAAGCTACTTGGTATAATCTATTGTGACGCTAATATATATGTCACAGAGTAATTGATAACCATATCAAATAACATTAtccatatacataatatatataagtcatGTATATATCAGAGTTGCTTGAAGAAATGATAacactttcttctttaatttttttcattactttattttcaaaattgtttATAGGTTAACGGCATCTCTAGATTTTGGCTAAAAGAATTGAAGTCAAATTcagaattattaaaatatatatatttttcttgcatCCGTTAGCCAAACCTTCGTGTTAGGTGATCGATCAAGTCCTCACCAATAGCTATTTCttattctaaaaattaaaataaactagtAGAAAGCAAAAACCAATCCATCCGAATATACGAAACAAATCCGTTTTAGTCTTTAATCGAAGATATTAGATGCTGTCCGTTTAATTCTGAAACGTGTTAGATGAAGTGTCTAATCAAATCGGTTATGACTAGACGTCGTTATATAAATTGCTGATTAAAATGATTTTCTATCTTTAATTAGTTCCTTTCAGTATTGATTATGAAGCTCTAATTATCGTTTTGCaggttaattaaataaaaagacatcagttaaatgattaaattattttggtttcatttcatataatagaaaaaatattttcgtTGAGTGTTATTCTATAATTTCCAGCTGCTTAACATTCTCCAAAAGCTCAATATGATGCTGCAAAGttgataaaatatcaaaactagtcctataatattattaaagatTAATTAGATGATGTTGAATTATTGATTAGAGATTCCTATACACTTCCACGAGAATTAGAATATTTACGAACTATCGGAGAAAGCACCCTTAAATCTCATCTTTGATGTCAAATCGGATCCTTAAGAATCTCATCAAggattcattcattttttttgttcatcgatATAATGATTGATGTTTGccatttagggtttttggaggaTTTTACTTGCTACATTTTCATGAACACTATAAAACCGTTTGTCGATATGCTAATATTTGTGTGATAtccatatgtatatatagtcatGCATATACGCTAGCTCATGTAATGTATATGTAGAAAGTTTTAGTAAAATCTGGTTATATAAGAAGGTTGCCTGATTCTTACAATGCCTAtctcaatttaaaaaaaaaatccaatatagCATTTTGGAGAAGTTGCTTCTGGGACGCAATGTCCGTTGTCAATGACAAGAGTGTTGCATTGCATACATAAAGACACGTCATCAGCTTGCCGGCTTCatgtttatgtatattatatatataaagattatgTATATAGTATTTCATAACTGATAGTTAATAATATCGAAACAAAATTTTGAGtaatcttcaaaatttgtgaaaaaaaaaaaaattcagaacatAAGGACCATTTATGATTGTTTTCGTTAAAGGACCATTTATTGAGTCACAATATAAGAACTCGAGCATTGGTTCTTCGacacaaaatttattatttgacatttgtttttaaccttttagtgtattttttttttgtataaacgGATCACAGATCACCTAATACAAAAACAGGAAGGCAGCATGCAGTCAGTTAcggagacaaatatatatatatatatatatatatatatatatatatatatatcaagcagaattgtttttctatcttaatttgatatatttcatTCTTACGATTGTGATTTTTAGGATTGAGTATTCGGGTAATCCGTTCGGATTTGGATATTATCCATTCGTGTACGGGTAAAcaggtttagaaaaatagaatccattggatatttttatatatatataggttcggttcggtttgggtactatcaggttcgggtcggtttgggttacaaattttagaacccgattagtacccgaactaccggttaccataaaacatagaattaaaattaattaaatttaaataaatttaaataaatttagttaaattttaacttatgtgacaaaatattttagatatgattatttttgatatttaggtataaaactaaatgaattattcaaaattataatcataattttgggataattgcattatattaatgataaatattataaatatgtttatatgatcgggtttaatgggtacccaaacgggtaccggaTATTATCCGATCCTAACCCAAACCCACGGATATTAGAAATAGAATCCATAGGATTTTATAGGCAATTCTATACCCAATCCGAATCCGGTTTTTCGGGTCGAGTTCTGAGTTCGATATTCGGATACGGTTTTTATGGCCAGACCTAGTGATTTTATTCCGAATATAAATGGTCCTTTACGATTGTGGTTCGTTTTATTTCGTTGAAGGACAATTTATTGTTTAGAATGGGTATATTGGCTACCAATTCACCccattcaaaatatatatttgtataaataaaCACAATCAATACAAACACGTACATAtgtactttaatatatatatatatatatatatattatttgctcgtgacaagaaaaacaaataaataataaatacgcaactttttcaaaattaaagtaTAAACGTTACAGATATAAGCTAACATGCCTGCAGGCTGTGCAGCTGCATGATGTATGTTTAATGATTATCTTAGGCGACTAAAACTTTACAaatttagaaacccttaagtaaAAATGTTCTATAAACTAGTTATTATACAAATGaagatttttctaaaacaaacttttctatttcaaaatgaattcaattttttttttgttcaaggtTCAAATGCATGAATTCATCAATCACGAAAATAAAtgtttggtgttgttggaaATTTTCTCCAAAAGAAGTTCTTATAGAAGCGAGCAAATACTATAATATACACagacattatatatattactgTTAGATGTATACGCATTTAAAATTCTTATAGAAGCgaacaagaagaaagatcaaGACATATCAGGTACGAATGATATctcttaaaaataaacataaactaaaaatttaGTTCTAAAGGATACAACAAAATAATGCATGTATCAAAAACACAATTGGGTAAATAAAAGGACAAAACCataaaagaatgaaagaaagaaaggaatataACCCGTGATTGCAGGGGTGTGGGGAATTTAGTTGGGACTTGGGATTACGATAGTCCGATGACGTATGGGATTAAGGACCCACTTTTGGTTCGCAATCAAAAAGTTAATCTCTC is drawn from Camelina sativa cultivar DH55 chromosome 1, Cs, whole genome shotgun sequence and contains these coding sequences:
- the LOC104786761 gene encoding uncharacterized protein LOC104786761, which produces MMDTFSCNSYEQNHAHNDDVDLDAHDDDHHGGDHQEESGWTTYLEDFSNQYRTNHHEESDHHQDKSSCSLSGVSPSLVSDAATDAFSGKSYPVNFPGKLKFGRGRTKKICEDDSLEDTASSPVNSPKVSQFEHIQTPPRKLEDYVSSSFVMGNIRGMGDHQIHIHEGDEQKMTMMRNLREGNNNNMDLRSRGLCVVPISMLANFNGRL